The DNA segment CCCTGACGTCCATGACACTGTCTCCATCAGAACCTGGTGATGTTCCTGAGCCTGCTGGTTGCCTGGGTGATCCCAGACGTACCGAAGAACATCAGTGAGcagctgaagagagagaagactctgCTGGTGGACGTGTTCCTccgggaggagaaggagaagttcCACCTCCTCCAGAGCCTCTTCTCCTCCAAGGACCAGCCCAGCCAGGGTCACCCCGACACGGCCCACTTCCGTACTCTACCCCTAGGCCTCTCTCAGGGCCTAGGCCAGCCCCCGGGCGGAGAGGGAGGGGAATCCCGGGTGAGATGCAGGGCTGCCAGTTTCAGCCAGTTCACCAGACAGATGTCCATGTCTCCTAGCAACGACGCAGCCCGACACACAGCGGTCTGACACGCTACTGTAGTGGTTGGATACAAACATTCTTTATCCCCACAGGAGAGGTTCAGACACTAGTGTGGTAGCTACATGGAGTCTGAATGCTGTGATCTCTCACCCATGTAGACTTGGTGTTCTCTTTCTGAAGCAGTGTGATGATGGAACATACTGATCATGGACTTGTTCTTCTGGCCGGATAATCTACATATTCTTGACCATTGTATGTTAATCTGCATGATGAGaagtgactgtatagttcccttaaggaaaaacACCTTCAGCCTGACGGTCTTCTCTgagagagcttcccatgtctggaacacACATGGAGCTGCTGTTTACGGTACCTTCACCAATAACCTAAAGACATGGCTAACGGACAGTCAGGTGTGTCAACACCATCCCCCAGCTGTGTAGACCTGCTTTCCATGCTGTCTGCTATACAGTCTTGGCTCTTTTTCTGTCATGCTGTTTGGTTTCTATTTGTGTTGttgctttctgtctgtctgtgttactgatcatatgttgctctgtctgtctgtctgtctgtgttaagtGTTACTggtcatatgttgctctgtctgtctgtctgtctgtctctgtctgtctgtctgtgttaagtGTTACTggtcatatgttgctctgtctgtctgtctgtctgtgttactggtcatatgttgctctgtctgtctgtctgtctgtgttaagtGTTACTggtcatatgttgctctgtctgtctgtgtctgtctgtctgtgtctctgtgtgttactGGTCAtatgttggtctgtctgtctgtctgtgtctctgtc comes from the Oncorhynchus kisutch isolate 150728-3 unplaced genomic scaffold, Okis_V2 scaffold1134, whole genome shotgun sequence genome and includes:
- the LOC116364967 gene encoding anoctamin-2-like gives rise to the protein MFLSLLVAWVIPDVPKNISEQLKREKTLLVDVFLREEKEKFHLLQSLFSSKDQPSQGHPDTAHFRTLPLGLSQGLGQPPGGEGGESRVRCRAASFSQFTRQMSMSPSNDAARHTAV